A genomic window from Gemmatimonadaceae bacterium includes:
- a CDS encoding YbdD/YjiX family protein, translating to MTWRERLRRVAVIVRRIMGAPDYDTYLAHMRANYPGCTPLDQQTFAHERWKAKYTRAGHRCC from the coding sequence ATGACGTGGCGTGAACGTCTGCGCCGAGTGGCGGTGATCGTGCGTCGCATCATGGGCGCGCCGGATTACGACACCTACCTCGCGCACATGCGCGCGAACTATCCCGGATGCACACCGCTGGATCAGCAGACGTTCGCGCACGAGCGGTGGAAAGCCAAGTACACCCGGGCGGGACACCGCTGCTGTTAA
- a CDS encoding GxxExxY protein codes for MSSANSLIELVTRIAIDVHKELGPSLLESTYEAIFVDELRLAGCQVATQVLLAVPYKGRVYQQAYRLDMLLENQLVVELKCTERVAPIHSRQVLTYLRCLKLRHGLVVNMGLERAIDGIDRVVNFRVPPEPGDS; via the coding sequence ATGTCCTCCGCCAATTCCCTGATCGAGCTCGTCACTCGCATCGCCATTGATGTGCACAAGGAGCTCGGCCCTTCACTGCTCGAGTCTACCTACGAAGCCATTTTTGTAGACGAGCTCCGACTCGCTGGTTGCCAGGTCGCCACCCAGGTCCTGCTTGCGGTCCCATATAAGGGACGGGTCTACCAGCAGGCGTACCGGCTCGACATGCTCCTCGAGAACCAACTGGTGGTCGAGCTCAAGTGCACTGAGCGAGTGGCGCCGATCCACAGCCGCCAGGTCCTCACCTACCTGCGCTGCCTCAAGCTGCGGCACGGGCTTGTTGTGAACATGGGGCTCGAGCGGGCCATTGATGGCATTGATCGCGTGGTGAACTTCCGCGTGCCGCCTGAGCCGGGCGACAGCTAG
- a CDS encoding M20/M25/M40 family metallo-hydrolase produces MSPEVLAAPGRGADPEWQTTLYGAWRKRRAWVLDEQVALADVPAPTGNESARADHLQRRFHHITGLDVTRDAVGNVCATVSPRVVDAHRAAPVVCLAHLDTVYANGVPTPMHREGWHVRGAGIGDNGRGLAALLTLAHALQAPSIRQRLQRPVHLVATVGEEGEGNLRGARHWFDSASEAGIVPAAAIAIDGPGDDAIIHHAVGSRRLRITLRGPGGHSWVQQQVANPLHALGGLLTAIAALHADGQRRPHERTTVQVTRMHGGECLTAIPREGWLDVDLRSSSEAALTRVQQELVRLAHAHARGLTIALSPLGDRPAGALAADHPLVRLAAACTERVGRTPRAAIASTDANVPLARGIPALAIGAGGTGGGAHTEAEWYSDEHAELGLERVLRLVVALAA; encoded by the coding sequence ATGTCACCTGAAGTGCTGGCAGCGCCCGGTCGTGGCGCCGATCCGGAGTGGCAAACCACTCTGTACGGCGCGTGGCGGAAACGTCGGGCGTGGGTGCTCGACGAGCAGGTGGCGCTGGCCGATGTGCCGGCGCCCACCGGGAACGAAAGCGCCCGGGCCGATCACCTGCAACGGCGATTCCACCACATCACGGGGCTCGATGTCACGCGCGACGCGGTGGGCAATGTGTGCGCCACCGTGTCACCACGCGTGGTGGACGCCCATCGCGCCGCCCCCGTGGTGTGCCTCGCGCATCTCGACACGGTCTACGCCAATGGCGTCCCCACGCCGATGCATCGTGAGGGGTGGCACGTGCGCGGGGCGGGCATTGGCGACAACGGTCGTGGTCTTGCCGCGCTGCTCACGCTGGCGCACGCGCTCCAGGCGCCATCGATCCGTCAGCGCCTGCAACGCCCGGTGCATCTCGTGGCGACGGTCGGCGAGGAAGGCGAAGGCAATCTGCGTGGCGCGCGCCACTGGTTCGACAGCGCCAGCGAGGCCGGCATCGTCCCGGCCGCCGCGATCGCCATCGATGGTCCGGGCGACGACGCGATCATTCATCACGCGGTCGGCTCACGCCGCCTCCGTATCACGTTGCGCGGACCGGGCGGCCACAGTTGGGTGCAGCAGCAGGTCGCCAACCCGCTGCATGCGCTGGGCGGCCTGCTCACCGCCATCGCCGCCCTCCACGCCGACGGTCAGCGCCGTCCGCACGAGCGCACGACGGTCCAGGTCACGCGCATGCACGGCGGCGAGTGCCTCACGGCGATCCCGCGCGAAGGCTGGCTCGATGTGGACCTGCGTTCCTCGTCGGAAGCGGCGCTGACGCGCGTGCAGCAGGAGCTGGTGCGCCTCGCCCACGCCCATGCGCGGGGGCTCACGATCGCGCTCAGCCCCCTCGGCGACCGCCCCGCGGGCGCACTCGCAGCAGATCACCCCCTCGTGCGACTCGCCGCCGCCTGCACCGAGCGCGTCGGCCGAACGCCACGCGCAGCGATCGCCTCAACCGATGCGAACGTCCCCCTCGCCCGAGGCATCCCCGCCCTCGCCATCGGCGCCGGCGGCACCGGCGGTGGCGCGCATACGGAAGCCGAGTGGTACTCGGACGAGCACGCGGAACTGGGGTTGGAGCGCGTCCTGCGCCTGGTGGTGGCGCTGGCGGCGTAG
- a CDS encoding carbon starvation protein A codes for MSHLLSHLGVPRVLKVLPWLGVAALGAGALATVALSQGESISAAWLLVAAVCTYMIGYRFYSRIISHDIFGLDAKRATPAERLDDGRDFVPTNKWVTFGHHFAAIAGPGPLVGPTLAAQFGFLPGALWILVGVVLGGAVQDFVILCASMRRDGKSLGQMAKEEIGTLAGATALISVLGIMIILISVLALIVVNALRDSPWGVVTIGLTIPIALLMGVYMRWIRPGAVLETTAMGLVLLALSLYAGKWVSESPTWAPVFTLSATTISLGVMGYGFLASVLPVWLLLAPRDYLSAFVKIGVVIALAAGILIVLPPLEMPRVTKFIDGTGPVFAGKLFPFVFVTIACGAISGFHSLVSSGTTPKIIRREPDARLVGYGSMLTESLVATMALIAACVLTPGIYFAINSPAGVIGTTAAGAADVINNWALFKPITGAELELLAQQVGEHSLLSRTGGAPSLAVGMAHLFAQAMGGPGAMALWYHFAIMFEALFILTTLDAGTRVGRFMLQDMLGNVWKPLGRVSSTPASIFTSALFVCMWGYFLYQGVTDPLGGINSLWPLFGISNQLLATVALCVGTTIIIKMGKQKYAYVTLIPMVWLVIVTMTAGITKVFSSDPKMGFLAHARVLGEQIASNTLPANIKSVEAAQRMIFNDRLDAGVAIFFLISVVVILTASINEWLKVTSGKKAAQTSESPFVLTQLREEAA; via the coding sequence CTGTCCCACCTCCTTTCCCACCTCGGCGTCCCCCGCGTGCTCAAAGTCCTTCCCTGGCTCGGTGTCGCCGCCCTTGGCGCCGGCGCCCTCGCGACGGTGGCCCTGTCTCAGGGCGAATCCATCAGTGCGGCCTGGCTGCTCGTCGCCGCCGTCTGCACGTACATGATCGGCTACCGGTTCTACAGCCGCATCATCTCCCACGACATCTTCGGCCTCGATGCCAAGCGGGCCACCCCCGCCGAGCGACTCGACGACGGCCGCGATTTCGTCCCCACGAACAAGTGGGTGACGTTCGGTCACCACTTCGCCGCCATTGCCGGCCCCGGTCCGCTGGTTGGTCCCACCCTCGCGGCCCAGTTCGGCTTCCTCCCGGGTGCCCTCTGGATCCTGGTCGGGGTGGTGCTCGGTGGCGCCGTGCAGGACTTCGTGATCCTCTGCGCCTCCATGCGCCGCGACGGCAAGTCGCTCGGCCAGATGGCCAAGGAGGAGATCGGTACGCTGGCCGGTGCCACCGCGCTCATCTCGGTACTCGGCATCATGATCATCCTGATCTCGGTGCTGGCGCTCATCGTGGTGAATGCGCTGCGCGACAGCCCCTGGGGCGTCGTGACGATCGGCCTGACGATCCCCATCGCGCTGCTGATGGGCGTCTACATGCGGTGGATCCGCCCCGGTGCCGTGTTAGAGACGACGGCGATGGGCCTCGTGCTGCTCGCCCTCTCGCTGTACGCCGGCAAGTGGGTGTCGGAGAGCCCCACGTGGGCGCCGGTGTTCACGCTCAGCGCCACGACGATCTCGCTCGGTGTGATGGGCTACGGCTTCCTGGCCTCGGTGCTCCCGGTGTGGCTGCTGCTCGCGCCGCGCGACTATCTCTCGGCGTTCGTGAAGATCGGCGTGGTGATCGCGCTGGCAGCCGGCATTCTGATCGTGCTGCCGCCGCTCGAGATGCCGCGCGTGACCAAGTTCATCGACGGCACGGGCCCGGTGTTCGCCGGCAAGCTCTTCCCGTTTGTGTTCGTGACGATTGCCTGCGGGGCCATCTCGGGCTTCCACTCGCTGGTGTCCTCGGGCACGACGCCCAAGATCATCCGCCGCGAGCCCGATGCACGGCTCGTGGGGTATGGCTCGATGCTCACCGAGTCGCTGGTGGCCACCATGGCGCTCATCGCCGCCTGCGTGCTGACCCCGGGCATCTACTTCGCCATCAACTCGCCGGCGGGTGTCATCGGTACAACGGCGGCGGGCGCGGCGGATGTGATCAACAACTGGGCGCTCTTCAAGCCCATCACGGGCGCCGAGCTCGAGCTGCTGGCCCAACAGGTGGGTGAGCATTCGCTGCTGTCGCGCACGGGCGGTGCCCCGTCGCTGGCGGTGGGCATGGCGCACCTCTTCGCGCAGGCGATGGGCGGCCCGGGCGCGATGGCGCTCTGGTACCACTTCGCCATCATGTTCGAGGCGCTGTTCATCCTCACCACGCTCGACGCCGGCACGCGCGTCGGCCGCTTCATGCTGCAGGACATGCTGGGCAACGTCTGGAAGCCGCTGGGCCGCGTGTCGTCCACGCCGGCGAGCATCTTCACGAGCGCGCTCTTCGTGTGCATGTGGGGCTACTTCCTCTACCAGGGCGTCACCGACCCCCTCGGCGGCATCAACTCGCTCTGGCCGCTCTTCGGCATCTCGAACCAGCTGCTCGCCACGGTGGCGCTCTGCGTGGGCACCACGATCATCATCAAGATGGGCAAGCAGAAGTACGCGTACGTGACGCTCATTCCGATGGTGTGGCTGGTGATCGTGACGATGACGGCCGGTATCACCAAGGTCTTCTCGAGCGACCCGAAGATGGGCTTCCTGGCCCATGCGCGCGTCCTGGGTGAGCAGATCGCCAGCAACACGCTGCCGGCGAACATCAAGTCGGTGGAAGCCGCGCAGCGGATGATCTTCAACGACCGGCTCGACGCCGGCGTGGCGATCTTCTTCCTGATCTCCGTCGTGGTGATCCTGACGGCGTCGATCAACGAGTGGCTCAAGGTCACCAGCGGCAAGAAGGCGGCGCAGACCAGCGAGTCGCCGTTCGTGCTCACCCAGCTCCGCGAGGAGGCGGCCTGA
- the atpE gene encoding ATP synthase F0 subunit C produces MQDPKGMAMIGAGIAAGGAVIGAGMGIGRIGGSAVEGMARQPEVAGKIQTAALILAALIEGAALFGVVIGFQIQGKITF; encoded by the coding sequence GTGCAGGATCCGAAGGGCATGGCGATGATCGGTGCCGGTATCGCCGCCGGCGGCGCCGTGATCGGCGCGGGCATGGGCATCGGCCGTATCGGTGGCTCGGCCGTGGAAGGCATGGCGCGTCAGCCGGAAGTCGCGGGCAAGATCCAGACGGCCGCGCTCATCCTGGCCGCCCTCATCGAAGGCGCCGCGCTGTTCGGCGTCGTGATCGGCTTCCAGATCCAGGGCAAGATCACGTTCTGA
- a CDS encoding nucleotidyltransferase family protein, whose amino-acid sequence MIRTAAILAAGLGSRMRRADDAAQLDDTQAKVAASGVKGMIPIKRPFLEYVISALADAGLEHIVLVIGPDHDAIREHFTQGVTTERVRISFAVQPTPIGTANAVVTAAEHIGDEAFLVLNADNYYPVEAYRRLAAEATAGTIAFDRHALVEGGNIDPERVRAFAVLSVSDAGWLTGIVEKPGDALDLASEAARWVGMNLWAITPALVSACRHVPISVRGEYELPEAVGMAVREGVPVRAVRMAAAVLDLSRRSDIAGVVARLESIEPRL is encoded by the coding sequence ATGATTCGGACCGCCGCCATCCTCGCCGCCGGGCTCGGCTCGCGCATGCGCCGTGCCGATGACGCGGCGCAGCTCGACGATACCCAGGCGAAGGTGGCGGCCAGCGGCGTGAAGGGGATGATTCCCATCAAGCGCCCGTTTCTGGAGTACGTGATCTCCGCGCTCGCCGATGCCGGCCTCGAGCACATCGTACTCGTGATCGGCCCCGATCACGACGCCATCCGCGAGCATTTCACGCAGGGCGTCACCACCGAACGGGTGCGCATCTCGTTCGCGGTGCAGCCCACGCCCATCGGGACGGCGAATGCGGTCGTGACCGCCGCCGAGCATATCGGCGACGAAGCCTTCTTGGTGCTCAACGCCGACAACTACTACCCCGTCGAGGCCTACCGGCGTCTGGCCGCCGAAGCGACGGCCGGTACGATCGCCTTCGATCGCCACGCGCTCGTCGAAGGCGGCAACATCGACCCGGAGCGCGTGCGGGCGTTTGCCGTGCTGTCGGTGAGTGACGCTGGTTGGCTCACCGGCATTGTCGAGAAGCCGGGTGACGCGCTCGACCTGGCGAGCGAAGCCGCACGATGGGTCGGGATGAATCTGTGGGCCATCACGCCGGCACTCGTGAGTGCCTGCCGACATGTGCCGATCAGTGTGCGCGGCGAGTACGAACTCCCCGAGGCGGTAGGGATGGCGGTGCGCGAAGGCGTGCCGGTGCGCGCGGTGCGGATGGCGGCGGCAGTGCTCGATCTGAGTCGCCGCTCGGATATCGCGGGAGTCGTCGCGCGGCTCGAATCCATCGAGCCGCGGCTGTGA
- a CDS encoding cupin domain-containing protein: MSGRVEVRHVSKPWGHETIWAHTDRYVGKILHVTAGQALSVQYHERKDETVYLLQGEMKYWVQLPGDTELRDQRLTTGQSFRITPGTIHYIEAITDCDILEASTPELDDVVRIKDRYGREGTSAP, translated from the coding sequence ATGAGCGGCCGCGTTGAAGTCCGCCACGTTTCCAAGCCCTGGGGTCATGAGACCATCTGGGCACACACCGACCGCTACGTCGGCAAGATCCTGCACGTCACCGCCGGCCAGGCGCTCTCGGTGCAATACCACGAGCGCAAGGATGAGACGGTCTACCTGCTGCAGGGGGAGATGAAGTACTGGGTGCAGCTCCCCGGCGATACCGAGCTCCGCGATCAGCGCCTCACCACCGGCCAGAGCTTCCGCATCACGCCGGGTACGATTCACTACATCGAGGCGATCACCGACTGCGACATCCTCGAGGCCAGCACGCCCGAGCTCGATGACGTGGTCCGGATCAAGGATCGCTACGGCCGCGAAGGCACCAGCGCCCCGTAA
- a CDS encoding MFS transporter: MTSPTPPTRWRPSRNVLALSAVSLLTDASSEIIAPLLPLFLVGTLGTSVQMVGVIEGAAEAVASFLKLASGWWSDRAARRKPLIVAGYSIASLVRPLVAVAQTGGQVLMIRLIDRVGKGIRGAPRDALIGESTEPEHRGRAYGFHRASDHFGAVVGPLIALACLNWWHLPLRQVFWVAAVPGVFAVLVALRFVAESPGRTFVVREPREKPATPLPRAFWHVVGPVVLFTLGNSTDAFLLLRASQLGVPTPLIPLLWVALHVVKSASSTPGGALSDRVGRKPLIVSGWLLYAAVYAGFALATSTWHAWALFTVYGFVFGLTEGTEKAFIADVVGPTHRGTAFGWYQGLIGAAALPASVLFGAVWTRWNSAAAFSMGASLALAAVWMATVRIAAGHPQPTT; encoded by the coding sequence GTGACATCACCCACTCCTCCCACGCGCTGGCGGCCGTCGCGGAACGTGCTGGCGCTCTCGGCGGTGAGCCTGCTCACCGACGCCTCGAGCGAAATCATCGCGCCGCTGCTGCCGCTCTTCTTGGTCGGGACGCTGGGCACGTCGGTGCAGATGGTCGGGGTGATCGAAGGCGCGGCCGAGGCCGTGGCGTCTTTTCTGAAGCTCGCCAGCGGATGGTGGTCAGACCGTGCGGCGCGGCGCAAGCCGCTCATCGTGGCCGGCTACAGCATCGCCTCGTTGGTCCGCCCCCTGGTGGCCGTGGCGCAGACCGGCGGGCAGGTCCTCATGATCCGCCTCATCGACCGTGTCGGCAAGGGGATCCGCGGGGCGCCCCGCGATGCGCTGATCGGTGAATCCACCGAGCCCGAGCATCGGGGGCGGGCCTACGGCTTCCATCGCGCCTCCGATCACTTCGGCGCCGTGGTGGGGCCGCTGATCGCCCTCGCCTGTCTGAATTGGTGGCACCTCCCCCTCCGTCAGGTCTTCTGGGTCGCGGCGGTCCCGGGAGTGTTCGCCGTGCTGGTGGCGCTCCGCTTCGTGGCCGAATCGCCCGGTCGCACCTTCGTCGTGCGCGAGCCACGGGAGAAGCCCGCGACGCCCCTGCCACGCGCGTTCTGGCACGTGGTCGGCCCGGTGGTGCTCTTCACCCTCGGCAACTCCACCGACGCCTTTCTGCTGCTGCGCGCCTCGCAGCTCGGCGTGCCGACGCCGCTCATCCCGTTGCTCTGGGTCGCGCTGCACGTGGTGAAGAGCGCGTCGAGCACCCCCGGCGGCGCCCTCAGCGATCGCGTGGGGCGAAAGCCCCTCATCGTGAGCGGCTGGCTGCTCTACGCGGCCGTCTACGCCGGGTTCGCGCTCGCCACGAGCACCTGGCACGCCTGGGCGCTCTTCACCGTCTACGGCTTCGTCTTCGGCCTCACCGAGGGCACCGAGAAGGCCTTCATCGCCGACGTCGTCGGCCCCACCCATCGCGGCACCGCCTTCGGTTGGTACCAGGGTCTCATCGGCGCCGCCGCACTGCCGGCGAGCGTGCTCTTCGGGGCGGTGTGGACACGCTGGAACTCGGCGGCCGCCTTCAGCATGGGCGCGTCGCTGGCCCTGGCGGCGGTATGGATGGCAACCGTCCGAATAGCCGCCGGTCACCCACAACCCACGACCTAG
- the atpF gene encoding F0F1 ATP synthase subunit B, with protein sequence MDSSMLAYLRRTGGRLSALAAALMVTATPAFASEGGESGGGLLDPKVGVMFWTLIIFVLLFTVLAKFAFKPLFAAVEAREKALEDAIEGAKRDRAETEQLLAQQRAQLEAARNDAQQIIAESRATAEKMRSDMLAQTKQQQEEMIEQARRAIEGEKAAAIADLRREAVDLAIAGASKVIEQNLDSTGNRQIVESFLASLSGSKGTN encoded by the coding sequence GTGGACTCTTCCATGCTCGCATATCTCCGTCGCACCGGTGGTCGCCTGAGCGCCCTCGCCGCTGCCCTGATGGTCACCGCCACGCCGGCTTTCGCCTCTGAAGGCGGAGAGTCGGGCGGCGGTCTGCTCGACCCGAAGGTCGGCGTGATGTTCTGGACGCTGATCATCTTCGTGCTGCTCTTCACGGTGCTCGCGAAGTTCGCCTTCAAGCCGCTCTTCGCCGCCGTCGAGGCCCGCGAAAAGGCGCTCGAAGACGCGATCGAAGGCGCCAAGCGTGATCGGGCCGAAACCGAGCAGCTCCTCGCGCAGCAGCGCGCGCAGCTCGAAGCCGCCCGCAACGACGCGCAGCAGATCATCGCCGAAAGCCGTGCGACGGCCGAGAAGATGCGCAGCGACATGCTCGCCCAAACGAAGCAGCAGCAGGAAGAGATGATCGAGCAGGCCCGCCGCGCCATCGAAGGCGAGAAGGCCGCCGCCATCGCCGACCTGCGCCGCGAAGCCGTCGACCTCGCCATTGCCGGCGCGTCGAAGGTCATCGAGCAGAACCTCGATTCGACGGGCAACCGTCAGATCGTGGAGTCCTTCCTGGCTTCGCTCAGCGGCAGCAAGGGGACGAACTGA
- a CDS encoding F0F1 ATP synthase subunit delta codes for MPAGVQGESVARNYAEALLALARKANDPAGWGTMIRQVADAVLTDATLAQFLDSPRIAGEQKSAVLGKALGDRVPQLFLRFLQQLVKNRRLSLIPTIAAEYETLLDASEGIVHAKVTLAKPASEAEVGSIGAQLSRIVGKKVVPHVGIDPAIIGGVVVRMGDTVMDGSVRRKLSILRRRMGTGR; via the coding sequence ATGCCGGCCGGCGTGCAGGGCGAATCCGTCGCCCGCAACTACGCCGAGGCGCTCCTCGCGCTTGCGCGGAAGGCCAACGACCCGGCGGGCTGGGGGACGATGATCCGCCAGGTCGCCGACGCCGTGCTGACCGACGCCACGCTCGCGCAGTTCCTCGACTCGCCGCGCATTGCCGGTGAGCAGAAGTCGGCGGTGCTCGGCAAGGCGCTGGGCGATCGCGTGCCGCAGCTCTTTCTGCGCTTCCTGCAGCAGCTGGTGAAGAATCGCCGCCTGTCGCTCATCCCGACGATCGCGGCAGAGTACGAGACGCTGCTCGATGCCTCCGAAGGCATCGTGCACGCCAAGGTCACGCTGGCCAAGCCGGCCAGCGAGGCCGAGGTCGGTTCGATCGGCGCGCAGCTCTCGCGCATCGTCGGCAAGAAGGTGGTGCCGCACGTGGGCATCGACCCCGCGATCATCGGTGGCGTGGTCGTCCGCATGGGCGATACGGTGATGGACGGCTCCGTGCGCCGGAAGCTGTCGATTCTCCGTCGCCGGATGGGCACGGGCCGCTAA
- a CDS encoding Gfo/Idh/MocA family oxidoreductase, whose amino-acid sequence MSELSRRDLLSGAAAAAAAALTATPARLLAATDDWRVDLAPPVAAGNGSMLGVPFEKHEKVRFAIVGTGLRGRSVLNELLAIEGTEIVAVADIVKDKAERAAAMCVKAGRKAPELYTNGERDYERLVKRDDIDFVYTATPWPFHTPVVLAAMRAGKHAASEVPIAMSLDDCWELVETSEKTRKHCLMMENCCYGNSELTVLRMVREGVFGTLLHAEAAYLHDLREILFENRDEGLWRRIPHTQRNANFYPTHGLGPVAQYLGIHRGDKFEYMVSMSSGEAGLTEWREAHEPKDSPKWQEKYVAGDMNSSLIKTAKGRTILLQHDVVNPRPYSRLNNLQGSKAIFNDYPPRLYIDGAPGGEKWTPLSEFKAKYEHPLWTAIGDQARNGGHGGMDFVMAYRLVQCLRQGLAPDFDVYDAAAWSVPFALSEISLKKDSAPVKFPDFTRGAWRTSTAPQGPSHIAAP is encoded by the coding sequence GTGAGCGAGCTCTCCCGCCGCGATCTGCTGAGCGGTGCCGCCGCCGCCGCGGCCGCGGCCCTCACGGCCACGCCGGCGCGCCTGCTGGCGGCCACAGATGACTGGCGCGTCGACCTCGCGCCGCCGGTCGCGGCCGGCAACGGCTCCATGCTTGGCGTGCCGTTCGAGAAGCATGAGAAGGTGCGCTTTGCCATCGTCGGCACCGGCTTGCGTGGGCGGAGCGTGCTCAACGAGCTGCTCGCCATTGAAGGCACGGAGATCGTGGCCGTCGCCGACATTGTGAAGGACAAGGCCGAGCGGGCGGCGGCGATGTGTGTGAAGGCCGGTCGCAAGGCGCCGGAGCTCTACACGAACGGGGAACGGGACTACGAGCGCCTCGTCAAGCGCGACGACATCGACTTTGTCTATACCGCCACGCCGTGGCCGTTTCATACGCCGGTCGTGCTCGCCGCCATGCGCGCGGGCAAGCATGCCGCCAGCGAAGTGCCGATCGCGATGAGCCTCGATGACTGCTGGGAGCTCGTCGAGACGTCCGAAAAGACGCGCAAGCACTGCCTGATGATGGAGAACTGCTGCTACGGCAACAGTGAACTCACCGTGCTGCGCATGGTCCGCGAAGGGGTGTTCGGCACGCTGCTGCACGCCGAAGCGGCGTATCTGCACGATCTGCGCGAGATCCTCTTCGAGAATCGCGACGAAGGGCTGTGGCGCCGCATCCCGCACACGCAGCGCAACGCGAACTTCTATCCCACGCATGGGCTCGGGCCGGTGGCGCAGTATCTGGGCATTCACCGGGGCGACAAGTTCGAGTACATGGTCTCGATGTCGAGCGGGGAGGCCGGCCTCACCGAGTGGCGTGAAGCCCACGAGCCCAAGGATAGCCCCAAGTGGCAGGAGAAGTACGTCGCTGGCGACATGAACTCGTCGCTGATCAAGACGGCCAAGGGGCGCACGATCCTGCTGCAGCATGATGTGGTGAACCCGCGCCCGTACTCGCGGCTCAACAACCTCCAGGGGTCGAAGGCGATCTTCAACGACTATCCGCCGCGCCTGTACATCGATGGCGCGCCGGGCGGCGAGAAGTGGACGCCGCTCTCGGAGTTCAAGGCGAAGTACGAGCATCCGCTCTGGACGGCGATCGGCGATCAGGCTCGCAATGGCGGCCACGGCGGCATGGACTTCGTCATGGCCTACCGCTTGGTGCAGTGCCTGCGGCAAGGGCTGGCGCCGGATTTCGACGTGTACGACGCGGCGGCGTGGAGTGTGCCGTTTGCCTTGAGTGAGATCTCGCTCAAGAAGGACTCGGCGCCGGTGAAGTTCCCCGACTTCACGCGTGGCGCGTGGCGCACGTCTACCGCCCCGCAGGGGCCGAGCCACATCGCTGCCCCATGA
- a CDS encoding NTP transferase domain-containing protein, translating into MKVIIPLAGKGTRLRPHTHVVPKPMLKVAGRPVMSYVMDDVLKLGNVEQVVYITGHLKEKVEAYAKATYPIPSVFVEQAVQDGTAGAVALAKPYIDAPVLIIFVDTIFDADLSIVKDSTDDGIIWTKEVEDYQRFGVVVTDENGHMTKIVEKPKTPISKRANIGLYYIRNWQLLLEGIAHVLTTAPNKGEWYLTDAFQYMIDKGAKIKVVDVEGWYDAGQLETLLDTNRVMLEKGRARKPAQLGEGATIVEPVYIEDGCTIEHATVGPNVSLGAGSVVKHSTMRDTVAGEKVTITNSTLHDCFLGDSVVVEGVKGRMTIGDHSEIRGDA; encoded by the coding sequence ATGAAGGTCATTATCCCGCTCGCCGGCAAAGGCACGCGCCTTCGCCCGCATACGCACGTCGTCCCCAAGCCCATGCTCAAGGTCGCCGGGCGACCGGTCATGAGCTACGTGATGGACGATGTGCTCAAGCTCGGAAACGTCGAGCAGGTCGTGTACATCACCGGGCATCTGAAGGAGAAGGTCGAGGCGTACGCCAAGGCCACCTATCCGATTCCCAGTGTGTTCGTGGAGCAGGCCGTCCAGGATGGCACCGCCGGCGCGGTGGCGCTCGCCAAGCCGTACATCGACGCCCCGGTGCTCATCATCTTCGTCGACACGATCTTCGACGCAGACCTGAGCATCGTGAAGGACAGCACCGACGACGGCATCATCTGGACCAAGGAAGTCGAGGACTATCAGCGCTTCGGTGTGGTCGTGACCGATGAGAACGGCCACATGACCAAGATCGTGGAGAAGCCGAAGACGCCGATCTCCAAGCGCGCCAACATCGGCCTCTACTACATCCGCAACTGGCAGCTGCTCCTCGAAGGCATCGCGCATGTGCTGACCACGGCGCCCAACAAGGGCGAGTGGTATCTCACCGACGCCTTCCAGTACATGATCGACAAGGGCGCCAAGATCAAAGTCGTGGACGTGGAAGGGTGGTACGACGCCGGGCAGCTCGAGACGCTGCTCGACACCAATCGCGTCATGCTGGAGAAGGGGCGCGCCCGGAAGCCGGCGCAGTTGGGTGAGGGCGCCACGATCGTGGAGCCGGTCTACATCGAGGATGGCTGCACGATCGAGCACGCGACGGTCGGGCCGAACGTGTCCCTGGGCGCCGGCAGCGTGGTGAAGCACAGCACGATGCGCGATACGGTGGCCGGCGAGAAAGTGACGATCACCAACAGCACGTTGCATGACTGCTTCCTCGGCGACAGCGTGGTGGTCGAGGGGGTGAAGGGCCGCATGACGATCGGCGACCACTCCGAAATCCGGGGGGATGCGTGA